In Serratia liquefaciens ATCC 27592, the genomic stretch CAACCGAGTCGACGTTGCAGCCAGCCCCGCAGCCAACCGTGATGGGTTGCGTAGAGGCGTGTAAGCGCATCTGAGGAAGTAGGGGCTGTGGCTGACATGGGTTCCGCGCTGCCGGTCAAAAAAGATGCGCGGATGATAATTGAGAATGGTTATCGTTTCAAGTTTGACGCCATCCCTGGCCACGCGAACTTTCAACTTTCACTCAAGCGCAGTCCCGTCGCGGCATCGAACAGGTGGATCGCGTCACGGTTGGGCGCTAACCACAGCGGCTGGTCGTTTTGTGCGTTAATTCGTCCGTTGAACTGTACGTGCAGCCGATAACCGCCCCAGTTGATATGCAGCAGGCTGACATCGCCGGTGATCTCCATCAGTCGCAGTTGGGCGGCAGGTTGCTCGCTGGTGTCGACCAGGTGGAAGTCATGGGGACGCAGCCCGAGGATCACCTTGCTGCCTGCCACAACATGCCGCCATTTCGCGGGCAATGGCAGCCAGAGTTCGCCACAGGCGATGCCAGGCCGGTCGTCGCGCGGCATGACGACGCCGTCCAACAGGTTCATTGGCGGTGAGCCGATAAAGCGCGCCACAAAGGTATCGGCGGGGGCGTCGTAGATCTCCAACGGTTTGCCTTGCTGCACGATATTGCCATCTTTCATCACCACGATTTGGTCCGCCAGCGTCATGGCTTCAATCTGATCGTGGGTGACATACACCGTGGTGGTTTTGAACTGCTGATGCAGGGCCTTGATCTCGGCACGCAGCTCCATGCGCAGTTGGGCATCGAGATTGGACAGCGGTTCGTCGAATAAAAATACCTTGGGATTACGCACCATGGCGCGGCCCATCGCTACCCGCTGCCGTTGGCCGCCGGAGAGTTCTTTTGGATAGCGCTGTAAAAGATGATCGATCGCCAAAATGCGCGCTGCTTGCTGAACCTTGGCCTGCTGCTCAGCCTTGGTTACCTTCATCACCCGCATGTGAAAAGCCATGTTTTCCGCCACCGTCAGGTGCGGATAGAGCGCATAGCTCTGGAACACCATGGCGATGT encodes the following:
- a CDS encoding ABC transporter ATP-binding protein translates to MASVELVKVAKYYGKQRVLNPLDLVIPDGSFTVLVGPSGCGKSTLLRLLAGLDSLTEGTILLDKKKINDLDPADRDIAMVFQSYALYPHLTVAENMAFHMRVMKVTKAEQQAKVQQAARILAIDHLLQRYPKELSGGQRQRVAMGRAMVRNPKVFLFDEPLSNLDAQLRMELRAEIKALHQQFKTTTVYVTHDQIEAMTLADQIVVMKDGNIVQQGKPLEIYDAPADTFVARFIGSPPMNLLDGVVMPRDDRPGIACGELWLPLPAKWRHVVAGSKVILGLRPHDFHLVDTSEQPAAQLRLMEITGDVSLLHINWGGYRLHVQFNGRINAQNDQPLWLAPNRDAIHLFDAATGLRLSES